A window of Fragaria vesca subsp. vesca linkage group LG7, FraVesHawaii_1.0, whole genome shotgun sequence contains these coding sequences:
- the LOC101293149 gene encoding protein kinase APK1B, chloroplastic-like, translated as MVSTSAVVPSCPRTEGEILPRRFFLNELKRATWNFHPDTMVGEGGFGSVFKGWVDDTSTASNHGNGMLITVKRINKEGLLGHQQWLTEIYYLGRLRHPSLVKLLGYCFEDNHRLLVFEFLSRGGLDNHLLGRDSCLQPLSWILRMKISLMAANVLAFLHNGEETVIHRDITSSNILLDSNYNAKLGDFGLAKDGTAGDKSHVSAAVMGTHVHAAPEYVATGFLTAKCDVYGFGVVMLEMLCGRRSLDQSLPTAQQNLVDWAKPYLSRKRGILKVFDPLLKDQYSVAGAVKAANLVKQCLSEEPELRPNMNEVVKALEQLQEAEYMKNPRIPHNEPRQSHRANSSNRRRSTSWISFMSSTSPSCK; from the exons ATGGTGTCGACATCTGCAGTTGTGCCATCTTGTCCTCGGACAGAAGGTGAGATTTTGCCAAGGAGATTCTTCTTGAATGAACTGAAAAGAGCGACATGGAACTTTCATCCTGATACTATGGTGGGAGAAGGTGGTTTTGGTTCTGTTTTTAAGGGATGGGTTGATGACACATCGACAGCTTCCAACCATGGTAATGGCATGTTGATTACTGTGAAGAGGATTAACAAAGAAGGTCTCCTGGGTCACCAGCAATGGTTG ACAGAAATTTACTACCTAGGAAGGCTGCGTCATCCAAGTCTTGTGAAATTGTTGGGTTATTGCTTTGAGGATAATCATCGGCTTCTGGTGTTTGAATTTCTATCTCGTGGCGGCTTGGATAATCATCTCTTGGGAA GGGATTCTTGCCTTCAACCACTTTCATGGATCCTGCGTATGAAGATTTCCCTTATGGCTGCTAATGTACTAGCATTTCTTCACAATGGTGAGGAAACAGTGATCCATCGGGACATTACAAGTTCTAATATCTTGCTGGATTCA AATTACAATGCCAAACTCGGCGACTTTGGTTTGGCAAAGGATGGAACCGCAGGTGATAAAAGCCATGTCTCGGCAGCAGTGATGGGGACACATGTGCATGCTGCTCCTGAGTATGTTGCTACAGGTTTTTTAACTGCCAAATGTGATGTATATGGATTTGGAGTTGTGATGCTTGAAATGCTGTGTGGAAGACGAAGTCTGGACCAAAGCCTGCCAACTGCACAACAGAATTTAGTTGACTGGGCCAAACCTTACCTTTCCAGAAAACGAGGAATTCTCAAAGTTTTTGATCCCCTTTTAAAAGACCAGTACTCTGTGGCTGGAGCTGTTAAAGCTGCCAATCTCGTAAAACAATGCTTATCAGAAGAACCTGAGTTGAGGCCAAACATGAATGAGGTGGTAAAAGCACTGGAGCAGCTTCAGGAAGCAGAATACATGAAGAATCCGAGGATCCCTCACAATGAACCTCGCCAAAGTCATCGGGCCAATTCAAGCAATCGCAGGAGAAGCACTAGTTGGATCAGCTTCATGTCATCTACTTCCCCCAGCTGTAAATAA
- the LOC101309969 gene encoding putative disease resistance protein RGA3-like isoform 3, whose protein sequence is MAGALVDVLLERLATLARDEVEQELKLVVGVKQELQNLTLKLEAIRAVLEDAEQKQVMEASVKLWLNQLNDVSFDLDDVLDEWITKVLKHQLEKQIGNALVTTFKKVCNPSSSQLFLRHEIATKIKELNERLASIDERKQSFGFQNCVRAVPELLQRRKTTSLPNVKTFGRDNEKNLIISKLLSESSEGNEVPLIIPIVGMGGMGKTSLANLVYNDDKIKSHFDKSIWVCVSDPFEDIKIAKAIIEGLDKDNTSKYSNELETLLQCIFESVEGKKFLLVLDDVWSPDSHQWEELIKPLCTGAIGSRVLVTTRKKAVVTLMKATTQIIPLRELGEPFCLSLFFYNADVDESSVSREFHDIGLAIVKRCKGLPLAAKTLGSLMRNKEKIEEWRAILNSKTWELKNIQHDVFQPLLLSYHDLDPAVKRCLLYCVVFPKDYVYDKTTLIEVWMSQDYLNVKGSQENMIVGQNYFDNLVKRSFFQDVEVNYWSGNITCKIHDIVHDFLQYLTKNEYLILGDVEIKEVSNDKVHHVTIEDATDSSDLVSFDSFLLKCTNLRSLIVLRWSKFVCRIFESIAQFKSLRTITCCGDGQIPKKIGRLIHLRYLDLSGNKEVEKLSDSIGSLYNLQTLKLVGCWGLTKIDVRRLINLRHVYVGGCVSLRLILGIAKLRHLRRLDWFIVPYGEEEGNKLEDLKDLNQLQGSLHILIEGDANMAKNAGILANKRHLEQLSLTIGSQEEIMNGLEPHPGLESLSILGYKGAFSDWLSSLHSLRMITLTECPNCKMLPPLGKLASLKYLCIDDLPGVSKVGVEFLGIEQGETTSSSLSSIFISFPNLKQLTIKSMPSWEEWEGVEEDNFENMTIMPCLSLLTIYNCAKLKALPDFLWNTLQRLEIVCCPILEDLYRQGIGEEWVKISHIPTIKLIS, encoded by the coding sequence ATGGCTGGAGCACTAGTTGACGTCCTCCTAGAGCGTTTGGCTACGCTCGCCCGTGACGAGGTCGAGCAAGAGCTGAAGCTGGTGGTCGGGGTCAAGCAAGAACTCCAAAATCTCACCCTGAAACTCGAAGCTATTCGAGCTGTGCTGGAAGACGCAGAGCAGAAGCAAGTGATGGAAGCCAGCGTCAAACTTTGGCTGAATCAGCTAAATGATGTTTCCTTCGACCTAGATGACGTGTTGGATGAGTGGATCACTAAAGTTCTCAAGCATCAGCTGGAGAAACAGATTGGAAATGCTCTTGTTACTACTTTTAAGAAGGTATGCAACCCTTCCTCTTCTCAGCTATTTCTTCGTCATGAAATTGCTACGAAGATAAAAGAACTAAACGAGAGATTAGCTTCAATTGATGAAAGAAAACAAAGTTTTGGCTTTCAAAACTGTGTAAGGGCAGTTCCCGAACTGCTTCAAAGACGAAAGACTACTTCTCTTCCAAATGTTAAAACATTTGGTCGAGATAATGAAAAAAACCTCATCATTAGTAAGCTGCTAAGCGAGAGTAGTGAAGGAAATGAGGTTCCTCTCATCATTCCTATTGTAGGGATGGGGGGAATGGGGAAAACATCTCTTGCCAACTTAGTTTATAATGATGATAAGATCAAATCTCATTTTGACAAGAGCATATGGGTATGTGTCTCAGACCCTTTTGAAGATATCAAAATTGCTAAAGCTATTATTGAAGGTCTAGATAAAGACAACACCTCAAAATATTCAAATGAGTTGGAAACTTTGTTGCAATGTATATTTGAATCAGTTGAGGGTAAAAAGTTTCTCCTTGTTTTAGATGATGTTTGGAGCCCAGACTCTCATCAATGGGAAGAATTAATCAAACCTTTATGTACTGGGGCTATCGGCAGCAGGGTATTGGTCACCACTAGAAAGAAGGCTGTTGTTACTTTAATGAAAGCAACAACTCAAATAATCCCTCTGAGAGAGCTGGGTGAACCATTTTGTTTGTCATTGTTCTTCTACAATGCAGATGTGGATGAAAGTAGCGTGTCTAGAGAATTTCACGATATTGGGTTGGCGATTGTGAAAAGGTGCAAGGGGTTGCCTTTGGCTGCAAAGACGTTAGGAAGCCTAATGCGAAATAAGGAAAAGATTGAAGAATGGCGGGCTATTTTAAATAGTAAGACATGGGAGTTGAAAAATATTCAACATGATGTTTTTCAACCTTTATTACTAAGTTATCATGATTTGGATCCAGCAGTCAAACGTTGTCTTTTATATTGTGTCGTATTTCCAAAAGATTATGTGTATGATAAGACTACTTTGATTGAGGTATGGATGTCGCAAGATTATCTGAATGTGAAAGGAAGTCAAGAAAATATGATTGTTGGTCAAAATTATTTTGATAACTTAGTAAAACGGTCATTCTTTCAAGATGTTGAGGTAAATTATTGGTCTGGAAATATAACATGCAAAATTCATGATATTGTACATGATTTTTTGCAATATTTGACCAAGAATGAATATTTGATTTTGGGTGATGTTGAGATAAAGGAGGTGTCAAATGATAAAGTTCATCATGTGACCATAGAAGATGCAACAGATAGTTCCGATTTGGTATCTTTTGATTCTTTTCTCTTGAAATGTACGAACTTGCGTAGTTTGATAGTTTTAAGGTGGTCCAAATTTGTTTGCCGAATTTTTGAGTCGATAGCACAGTTTAAAAGCCTTAGGACAATAACCTGTTGTGGTGATGGTCAAATTCCCAAGAAGATAGGTAGATTGATACATTTGAGGTATCTTGATTTGTCCGGTAATAAAGAGGTAGAGAAATTATCGGATAGCATAGGTAGCTTATACAACTTGCAAACCTTGAAACTTGTTGGTTGCTGGGGACTCACAAAAATAGATGTGCGAAGGCTGATTAACTTGAGGCATGTTTATGTCGGAGGATGTGTATCACTGAGATTAATTTTAGGGATTGCGAAATTAAGACATCTGCGAAGGCTAGATTGGTTTATTGTCCCATATGGTGAAGAAGAAGGAAACAAGTTGGAAGATCTCAAGGACTTGAACCAGCTTCAAGGGAGTCTTCATATTTTGATTGAAGGGGATGCCAATATGGCCAAGAATGCAGGAATTTTGGCCAACAAGCGTCACCTCGAGCAATTAAGTCTCACTATCGGGTCTCAAGAAGAAATTATGAATGGATTAGAACCGCATCCGGGTTTGGAGTCTTTATCCATCCTCGGTTATAAAGGCGCCTTCTCCGATTGGTTGTCGTCTTTGCATAGCTTGAGAATGATCACCCTTACAGAGTGCCCAAACTGTAAGATGTTGCCTCCTTTAGGGAAACTGGCGTCCCTTAAATATTTGTGTATTGACGATCTTCCAGGAGTTTCCAAGGTAGGAGTTGAGTTTTTAGGAATAGAACAAGGGGAAACAACCTCCTCGTCTTTGTCTTCCATTTTCATATCCTTCCCCAACCTCAAACAACTCACCATCAAAAGCATGCCGTCATGGGAAGAGTGGGAAGGAGTGGAAGAGGATAACTTTGAGAATATGACAATCATGCCATGCCTCTCTCTCTTGACAATTTATAACTGTGCGAAGCTAAAAGCACTGCCGGACTTCCTGTGGAACACACTACAGAGGTTGGAGATCGTTTGTTGTCCAATTCTCGAAGATCTTTACAGACAAGGAATTGGTGAGGAGTGGGTCAAGATTTCTCACATCCCAACCATCAAGTTAATTAGTTAA
- the LOC101309675 gene encoding protein kinase APK1B, chloroplastic-like: MSGGIRTSVKGFLNAKRLALSSKIDTVHETNENINENITRNFTALQAAADSVDKMKAQETPMFSICDVPSTPQTQGENLLRRFFYNELKTATWNFHPENKLGEGSFGQVFKGWVDDNTSTAAKPGTGMLVAVKNINREGLQGHEEWLTEIYYLGRLHHPNVVKLLGYCFEDDHQLLVYEFMAYRSLEVHLFGWVSYLQPLSWILRMKIALGAAKSLAFIHSSEGKVIHRDFKSSNILLDSNYNAKLSDFGFAKDGPAGGSSHVSTRVMGTYGYAAPEYVATGHLTGKNDVYGFGVVMLELLSGRKVLEISRPTREQDLVEWAKPYLASKRGVLKIFDARIKGQYSVAAARKAANLASRCLSVEPRLRPNMNEVVTALEQLQESGNIEGSGISLNELRQSLYSNSNSAKSSWKSWISFRSSVSCGYIR; the protein is encoded by the exons ATGAGTGGTGGGATTCGTACAAGCGTGAAGGGGTTCCTGAATGCAAAACGCCTCGCTTTGTCTTCGAAAATAGATACAGTGCATGAGACAAATGAGAACATCAACGAGAACATCACTCGCAATTTCACTGCGCTCCAAGCCGCTGCTGATTCTGTGGATAAGATGAAAGCACAAGAGACTCCAATGTTCAGTATATGTGATG TGCCTTCAACTCCTCAGACACAGGGTGAGAATTTGCTAAGAAGATTCTTCTATAACGAACTGAAAACAGCGACCTGGAACTTTCATCCTGAAAATAAGCTGGGCGAAGGTAGTTTTGGTCAAGTTTTTAAGGGGTGGGTTGATGACAATACATCAACAGCTGCTAAGCCCGGAACTGGCATGTTAGTTGCTGTGAAGAACATTAACCGAGAAGGTTTACAGGGTCATGAAGAATGGTTG ACAGAAATTTACTACCTGGGAAGGCTGCATCATCCAAATGTTGTGAAGTTGTTGGGTTATTGCTTCGAGGATGACCACCAGCTTCTGGTTTATGAATTTATGGCTTATCGAAGCTTGGAAGTTCATCTATTTGGAT GGGTGTCTTACCTTCAACCACTTTCGTGGATCCTGCGTATGAAGATTGCTCTTGGTGCTGCCAAGTCCCTAGCATTTATTCATAGTAGTGAGGGAAAAGTGATCCATCGAGACTTTAAAAGTTCTAATATCCTACTGGATTCA AACTACAATGCCAAACTCTCTGATTTTGGTTTTGCCAAGGATGGACCAGCCGGTGGTAGTAGCCATGTCTCGACAAGGGTAATGGGGACATACGGATATGCAGCTCCAGAGTATGTTGCTACAG GTCATTTAACCGGTAAGAATGATGTGTATGGTTTCGGAGTTGTTATGCTCGAATTGTTGTCTGGAAGAAAAGTTCTTGAAATCAGCCGGCCAACCAGGGAACAGGATCTAGTTGAATGGGCTAAACCATACCTTGCCAGCAAACGTGGAGTTCTCAAAATTTTTGATGCTCGTATCAAAGGCCAGTATTCTGTGGCTGCAGCTCGTAAAGCGGCTAACCTTGCAAGTCGATGCTTATCAGTAGAACCCAGGTTGAGGCCAAACATGAATGAGGTGGTAACAGCATTGGAGCAGCTTCAGGAATCAGGTAACATTGAGGGGTCAGGAATCTCTCTAAACGAGCTTCGCCAATCTCTATATTCTAATTCAAACAGTGCTAAATCAAGCTGGAAAAGTTGGATCAGCTTCAGGTCATCTGTTTCTTGCGGCTACATAAGATAG